One genomic window of Punica granatum isolate Tunisia-2019 chromosome 1, ASM765513v2, whole genome shotgun sequence includes the following:
- the LOC116210043 gene encoding transcription initiation factor TFIID subunit 9-like translates to MADKDEDLPRDARIVKSLLKSMGVEEYEPRVIHQFLELWYRYVVDVLTDAQVYSEHAGKGVIDCDDVKLAIQSKVNFSFSQPPPREVLLELARNRNKIPLPKSISEHGIPLPPEQDTLISPNYQLAIPKGQSSQAVEETEEDERSDPNPSQEQATELPQQQHTPQRVLFPLSKHPK, encoded by the exons ATGGCAGACAAAGATGAGGACTTGCCAAGGGATGCTAGAATCGTGAAATCCCTTCTAAAGTCTATGGGAGTTGAGGAATATGAGCCCCGTGTCATACACCAATTCTTAGAGCTATGgtaccgttatgttgttgatgtACTAACAGACGCACAGGTCTACTCAGAGCATGCTGGCAAGGGTGTCATTGATTGTGATGATGTTAAACTCGCCATCCAGTCAAAAGTTAATTTCAGCTTCTCCCAGCCTCCTCCCAGAGAG GTATTACTGGAACTGGCAAGGAACAGGAACAAGATTCCATTACCAAAGTCTATTTCAGAGCATGGTATTCCCCTCCCGCCTGAACAAGACACATTGATCAGCCCAAACTATCAGCTTGCAATACCCAAGGGGCAATCTAGTCAGGCTGTAGAAGAAACAGAGGAGGATGAAAGAAGTGATCCGAATCCGTCTCAAGAGCAGGCAACAGAATTGCCGCAGCAACAGCATACTCCTCAGAGGGTTTTGTTCCCTCTTTCAAAGCATCCCAAGTGA
- the LOC116210023 gene encoding ADP,ATP carrier protein 1, mitochondrial-like isoform X2, whose amino-acid sequence MVDQVQHPTVMHKVAGQLLVRSSFSQDMRSCDGALQRPALYQRRAYGNYTNAAFQYPGLPTCRASTDLSMVASSNASPMFVHAPAEKGIASFAIDFLMGGVSAAVSKTAAAPIERVKLLIQNQDEMIKAGRLSEPYKGIGDCFKRTMQDEGIVSLWRGNTANVIRYFPTQALNFAFKDYFKRLFNFKKDRDGYWKWFAGNLASGGAAGASSLLFVYSLDYARTRLANDAKAAKKGGGRQFNGLVDVYRKTLKSDGIAGLYRGFNISCVGIIVYRGLYFGMYDSLKPVVLTGNLQDSFFASFALGWLITNGAGLASYPIDTVRRRMMMTSGEAVKYKSSMDAFSQILKNEGAKSLFKGAGANILRAVAGAGVLAGYDKLQLIVFGKKYGSGGA is encoded by the exons ATGGTTGATCAAGTTCAACACCCAACTGTGATGCACAAGGTGGCTGGCCAGCTCCTTGTCCGCTCTAGCTTTTCTCAAGACATGCGCAGCTGCGATGGGGCTCTCCAGCGGCCCGCTCTCTACCAGAGACGTGCATATGGCAACTACACCAATGCCGCATTCCAGTATCCTGGATTGCCTACTTGCCGAGCTTCCACCGATTTATCTATGGTTGCTTCTTCAAATGCATCTCCAATGTTCGTTCATGCCCCAGCAGAGAAAGGGATTGCTAGCTTTGCTATTGATTTCTTAATGGGAGGAGTCTCAGCTGCTGTGTCCAAGACAGCTGCTGCCCCGATTGAGCGTGTGAAGCTTCTCATTCAGAATCAGGATGAAATGATTAAGGCTGGTAGGCTGTCTGAACCTTACAAGGGTATTGGTGATTGTTTTAAGAGGACAATGCAGGATGAGGGGATTGTGTCATTGTGGAGAGGGAACACTGCCAATGTCATCCGTTACTTCCCCACTCAG GCCCTGAACTTTGCATTCAAGGATTACTTCAAGAGGCTCTTTAACTTCAAGAAGGACAGGGATGGCTACTGGAAATGGTTCGCCGGTAACTTGGCATCAGGAGGTGCGGCTGGTGCTTCATCCCTTCTCTTCGTGTATTCTCTGGATTATGCCCGTACACGTCTTGCCAATGATGCGAAGGCTGCAAAGAAGGGCGGAGGGAGGCAGTTCAATGGATTGGTTGACGTCTACAGGAAGACACTCAAGTCTGATGGAATTGCGGGGCTATACCGTGGTTTCAATATTTCCTGTGTTGGAATCATTGTGTACCGTGGTCTCTACTTTGGAATGTATGACTCTTTGAAGCCAGTGGTCTTGACTGGAAACTTGCAG GATAGTTTCTTTGCTAGCTTTGCCCTCGGTTGGCTCATCACAAATGGTGCTGGGCTCGCATCCTATCCCATTGACACAGTTAGAAGAAGGATGATGATGACCTCCGGTGAAGCAGTCAAGTACAAGAGCTCAATGGATGCATTCTCGCAGATCCTGAAGAATGAGGGTGCCAAGTCTCTTTTCAAGGGTGCTGGTGCTAACATCCTCCGCGCCGTTGCTGGTGCTGGCGTGCTTGCTGGTTATGATAAGTTGCAGCTGATTGTCTTTGGCAAGAAGTATGGATCTGGCGGTGCCTAA
- the LOC116210023 gene encoding ADP,ATP carrier protein 1, mitochondrial-like isoform X1 translates to MSLIDIISLPVHISLSQSHWIFVLFIHSFLFPFTPHPYKVKEKATMVDQVQHPTVMHKVAGQLLVRSSFSQDMRSCDGALQRPALYQRRAYGNYTNAAFQYPGLPTCRASTDLSMVASSNASPMFVHAPAEKGIASFAIDFLMGGVSAAVSKTAAAPIERVKLLIQNQDEMIKAGRLSEPYKGIGDCFKRTMQDEGIVSLWRGNTANVIRYFPTQALNFAFKDYFKRLFNFKKDRDGYWKWFAGNLASGGAAGASSLLFVYSLDYARTRLANDAKAAKKGGGRQFNGLVDVYRKTLKSDGIAGLYRGFNISCVGIIVYRGLYFGMYDSLKPVVLTGNLQDSFFASFALGWLITNGAGLASYPIDTVRRRMMMTSGEAVKYKSSMDAFSQILKNEGAKSLFKGAGANILRAVAGAGVLAGYDKLQLIVFGKKYGSGGA, encoded by the exons atgTCATTGATAGATATCATCTCCCTCCCCGTCCACATTTCCCTCTCTCAGTCCCATTGGATCTTCGtattattcattcattccttcctcttcccattCACCCCCCACCCCTAcaag GTAAAAGAGAAGGCGACGATGGTTGATCAAGTTCAACACCCAACTGTGATGCACAAGGTGGCTGGCCAGCTCCTTGTCCGCTCTAGCTTTTCTCAAGACATGCGCAGCTGCGATGGGGCTCTCCAGCGGCCCGCTCTCTACCAGAGACGTGCATATGGCAACTACACCAATGCCGCATTCCAGTATCCTGGATTGCCTACTTGCCGAGCTTCCACCGATTTATCTATGGTTGCTTCTTCAAATGCATCTCCAATGTTCGTTCATGCCCCAGCAGAGAAAGGGATTGCTAGCTTTGCTATTGATTTCTTAATGGGAGGAGTCTCAGCTGCTGTGTCCAAGACAGCTGCTGCCCCGATTGAGCGTGTGAAGCTTCTCATTCAGAATCAGGATGAAATGATTAAGGCTGGTAGGCTGTCTGAACCTTACAAGGGTATTGGTGATTGTTTTAAGAGGACAATGCAGGATGAGGGGATTGTGTCATTGTGGAGAGGGAACACTGCCAATGTCATCCGTTACTTCCCCACTCAG GCCCTGAACTTTGCATTCAAGGATTACTTCAAGAGGCTCTTTAACTTCAAGAAGGACAGGGATGGCTACTGGAAATGGTTCGCCGGTAACTTGGCATCAGGAGGTGCGGCTGGTGCTTCATCCCTTCTCTTCGTGTATTCTCTGGATTATGCCCGTACACGTCTTGCCAATGATGCGAAGGCTGCAAAGAAGGGCGGAGGGAGGCAGTTCAATGGATTGGTTGACGTCTACAGGAAGACACTCAAGTCTGATGGAATTGCGGGGCTATACCGTGGTTTCAATATTTCCTGTGTTGGAATCATTGTGTACCGTGGTCTCTACTTTGGAATGTATGACTCTTTGAAGCCAGTGGTCTTGACTGGAAACTTGCAG GATAGTTTCTTTGCTAGCTTTGCCCTCGGTTGGCTCATCACAAATGGTGCTGGGCTCGCATCCTATCCCATTGACACAGTTAGAAGAAGGATGATGATGACCTCCGGTGAAGCAGTCAAGTACAAGAGCTCAATGGATGCATTCTCGCAGATCCTGAAGAATGAGGGTGCCAAGTCTCTTTTCAAGGGTGCTGGTGCTAACATCCTCCGCGCCGTTGCTGGTGCTGGCGTGCTTGCTGGTTATGATAAGTTGCAGCTGATTGTCTTTGGCAAGAAGTATGGATCTGGCGGTGCCTAA